Genomic segment of Chionomys nivalis chromosome 17, mChiNiv1.1, whole genome shotgun sequence:
GCATTATAAATGTGGGCCAGAATGCAAAAATTGGCTGCTAAGAGCAGTACCATTCAGattagagagatgacttagcagttaagagcgctggctgcttttctagaggacccaggttcagtttgcAGCAGTCacaactccagaggatctgaaaccctcttctggcctccaaaggcactgcGTGAATGTAGTGCAAAGGTGTACCTGTGGCAACAACCACCGCTCTACCCCcagtctcaaaatattttatttccaaaaaaGCAGCACTGTACTGTTGAACAGAGTGGCTGTGCCTTGGCAGAGCTAGAAAGGGGTTCCCACTTCCACACTGATGGCAGCAGGGAGCCTTCAGATCTTCAGGAAGACCTAGAGCAGCATCACTGGTGGAGCAGTGCTATCTTGGGGGGGCGGGGAATGAGGAAATTCTCAGAAATGTTGAGTAGCCAGGCAAAGGGGATCTGGGATGTCTTAGTCTTGGCTGGACAGATAAAAGGGTTGTACTGGAAATATATGTGGAAGTGTCTGGTATTTATCAGGGAATGACACCTAGTAGTCTCCAGGGCAGTTAGGTAGTACATCTAGGCCAAACTGGCCGCGACTAGATTCATAAAGCGGCAGCACTTCAGTTCATAAAGAGCGGTGACAGATGGTTGTCAGGATCACAAAGGCATGACTCCCCATGCTAAAGCATCCCTTTGGTGAAGGAGAAATACCCAGTCCCATTGCTGGTTTCTACTGGCTGAAACAGCTGAAAATAGTGATTGGACTATAGGATTCAAGAAGGGCAGCAAAGGGCCAGGGTTAGTGAAAGGAACTCCTGGCAGATTAGCAGTCTGAGGAGCCCCTGTAGGCTTGAAGGCTCTGGAAAGACCCTAGTACCATGATCTGTACCGTACTATGGAACTTTAATCTAAATCTACTCTTGAGTAGTCTCCTGGTTGTGGTTTGGGGAGCTCCATCTGCAGCTGAGGGGTAGAATCTGTTTCCTTGCTCCCAGGCAGCTGGACTAGTGCAGCTCTGCACCAAGACTAGGACACAGGCTGGTTCTTGTGTGTCTTTAATTACTGGCTTGTGGCCCTGGTTCCTTAACAGTGCATCTCTGTCCCCAACAAGCAGAGGTCCCCTGCGACAtttgagtggtggtggtggttcaggGATCTGGGCCTGTGACAGGAGGGCCATTGTCTCTAACCTGGAGAAGAAGATAGGTTATTTCTATTTGTTCTATATTGTATCCCCTCATCCCTACCCAACCTCTTGTACCTTTGGTGTCTTCTAGGTGGAGGCCGTAGTAAGGGGATCCCAAGTACAGGGCCTTTGAGTGCTACACATCTCACAGCCAGGGCGGTTTGAGGCATTGATGAAGGTGCAGGAAGGGCAAGACCAGCCAGGCTGGGAAGATGGGAAGACCATTGATGCATCCCAGCTCCTTCCAGTGCCCACAGCTGCCCATATCTAGCCCACTCCCAGAGGCTCTGGTTATTTGCCCACCTGAGGGGGATTTAGGAGACTGGAACTGGTTGGCTGGAGGGTATGAGGCTGCTCCAATGACTGAGGAAACAAGCATCCTAATTTCCCATCCATCTTGGAATGTTGAGGGCTATGTCCTGTGACAGAGGAGAAGGCTCAGGGCCATCTCAAAACTACACCCCACCTCTCTTAACCACCATTAAGAACTAACCTGAAGCTTCTCGGGGGGCTGAGAGCAAGTAGAGAAAAGCAGGGTCCCCATCTTGCGAGACCCCATAGGAAGCAAGGCTTCGTTCAGGCACACATAGGCACCGCCCAATAACCCAGCGCTGCACAGCTGGCGGGAAACCGAACTCTGAGAACACCTGAGGCCAGAACATCAGGGCCAGGTACTGTTACCCAGGATCCATGCTATACATGTAAGAGTCCCGATGCCCCATGCTCACCTTTTCCTGGAGGGCTGCAATGGAGCAGTGTGGGTGGATCTGCAGTGAGACATGGGCAGATGATGCAGAGGACAAAACAGATGTGGCATCTTCAACTGTGACTTGCAACCTATGTCAAAATGTAGATCAGAGGGTTGGACAGTTAACCTAGGAGGGTCAGGAGGGCAGAGTAAGCGAGGCAAGATCAGGTTCTACCTGATGGGACCTGGTGGGAACCAGGCCTCCATGAGCTGGACATTGAGAGCCACATGATGCTGTGCCAGGATTGCTGCCACATGAGCTGCTTCTTTCTCATCTCCATCTGCAATGGCCTGGGCCAGGCGTGAAGCCAGCTCTTCTACGGGTAGAAAAGACAACTATCACAACCAGACACCAGCCCACCAGCCACAGCTCTCCAAGTCCCTCCAGTCTGTCCTTACCTTTTTTCAAGTTTCCAGAACTTTGAGGAAGATCCCCCTCAGGTTGGGTTGCTTTAGGTATTTGAGCCACAGAAGAACATGGTGGAGAAAGGGGGCACATTTCTGGGGCCGGGGCTTGGCTGCCATTGCCTAAGAGAGAAGATACAGAGTAGGCTAGTGGTCTCTATCTTCAGGATTTTAGGACCTTTGCGTTCTTGGCCTGACCACGCTATCCTTAGGCCATAATTCAGGCTAAGCCCTCCTCTCCCAATCTTGgccctcaaaacaacaaaaactctcaACTGGACAGAGATGGGTCAACATTTCAGAGCATCTGATGCTCTCGCAGAAcaccctggtttggttcccagaaacttaacaaccacctgtaactccatttcaaGGAATCCAATGTCCTGGCCTCTGGGGCACCAAGTACActggtacaaacacacacagagaaaatatttataggtaaaattaaaagaaaaatcctcaAAAATCTTGCCTGAATTCTGGTACCAGTGCTATATCTGATTCATCCTtggtatcatttttttaaatttattaaaaaactattttctcgccgggcggtggtggcacacgcctttaatcccagcactcgggaggcagaggcaggtggatctctgtgagttcgaggccagcctggtctacaagagctagttccaggacaggaaccaaaagctacagagaaaccctgactcgaaaatcaaaaaaaaaaaaaacctattttctcattttacatatcagttccagttcccactccccttTGTATTAATCTTTATGAACCCTTCTGCCAGCTGGTCCCACCTATGCATCTCCTATTTAGCAGAATCAAACCAACCCCTCAGATGGCTTGCCATTTCCTGCCCAGCAGCAGACCTGTAGTCAGTGACCCCCTCTCAGTACCCTCAGGAGTCTTCTGGCTCTCTAATCTACAGAGAATACTACACTGTCCTGGCATCCTTACAGAACTTGATATACTGCTGTTTCTACTTATCTCCTGAAAGCCAGCACACTGCAATAAGGGATCCCCACCCAGTCATGACAGCTCCCATAATGACCTAGGCCCTTGATACCCTGAACCATGTCACCACTGAGATGGGTAGAGCTTTTCAAGAACTTTGCCTGAATTCTGAAGGTCACTTGCACAAGTTGCCCTTGGAGAATTTGTACTTCTTGCATTTTGGGCCATGAAACTTAAGCcatattcttttaatttcattctCCAAGAAGACTTTAAGACCTTATTTCTTTTggttatttacttttttgtttgtttggtttttgaaagagtctctctacatagccctggctgttctgaaactatgcagattaggctggcctttgaactcacagagatccaccagtctctacctcccaagtgctagaactaaAGATGTATGCCAGCACACCCAAGGAGACCCTATTTTAAGTAGCAACCTTCCCTCCCAgctttctcattccttctaccaTCTAACTGAAGTTTATTTATTCTAGAAATTAAAGTTCTAAGGAGGGCAAATTAGAAGTATggatcataattttaaaagtgcCCACAGGCTGGAGAactggatcagtggttaagagcacttgttccacTTGCAGGGAACTGGGGTgcagttctcagcaaccacatggaagctcacaaccatctctaactccagtccctggggatctgatgtccttctCTTCAAggacactaggcatgcacatggtgcaaagacatgcatgcatgtagagaAAAgattcacacatataaaacattttaatctaaaaaattgaaaagtgcccaggaaggggctggagagatggctcagaggttaagcactggctgctcttccagaggtcctgagttcaattcccagcaaccacatggtggcttgcaaccatctatgagacctggtgccctcttctggtgggcaggcatacatgcagacagaacattgtatacataataaataaataattttaaaaagaaaagttcccAGGAAGGTCCAGGAGAGAGAGTTTAGCAGGTTAaagtactatttttattttttattttgagacaggatttctctgtgtagccctggctgtcctggaacttactctgtagacaaggctagcctcagagatccgcctgattctgcctcctgagtgctggtattaaaggcctgcGTCATGCCATCCAGCTTAAAGTGCTTTTCATATAGGAAGAATTTAAATCCCCCCAAACCAAATAAAGCCAAGCTTGGAAgtgtgtgtctgtaaccccaatgTTTCTATGGTAAGATGGAGGATAAAGACAAGAGAATAAGCAGAAACTTCATGGGAGTTAGGGAAACTAGTCTGACTTATAAAGTAGCTAACagcaaagactctgtctcaaacaagatggaagtGAGGActaacacccaaggttgtcctctgacttccatgcatgccatgcacatgtatgcctgcatacatacatgcataccacatatacacacacgaaggaaaaaagagagttcTGCAGTTGGGTAGTACACATCTGTATCAACACTGGGTACAGAGGTAAGTGGATCGTTGACAGTCCAAAGTCAGCTTGGGCTagatagtgagtttgagatcCGCCTGGACTACACACTTGTCACAGTGAATAGTCTAAAGCAAGGGCTACATAAACATCCGGTAAATGAATGACTTGAAAGTCTTCCTCAATGCTAAGTTACCCCTGCCCCTCTAGCAGTTTTTCCTCAGGTCTTATTTGTAAGCTGCCCTACATCTCCTTAGGGCACAGgctacatcagtggttctcaccctaTGGGTCACAACCCATTTGGGTGGGGTCAAATGACagtttcacaggggtcacctaagaccattggaaaacacagatatttacattatgactcataacagtagcaaaattacagttatgaaataatttatggttagagatcactacaacatgaggaactacatTAAAGGGTAGCAgaaataggaaggttgagaatcactggtccaCATGCAAGGCCGTCTTTTCTCTATGCTTCCCTCTCAGACTTAGGCTGACCTCTCCAGAGCCCCAGCCATGTCCATGCTTTCCCAAGCAGGCACTGTGTACAAGCCTCACTAACTGGTCCCTCTATCTCATTTTAACCACTAATTCTTCCAGTTTAACAACCATAAAACCTATCTAATTTCCTCTCCTAAGGTCCtcgggtcttttttctttttttcttttttttttttttttggtttttcgagacagggtttctctgtagctttggagcctatcctggaactccctttgtagaccaggcctgcctctgcctcccgagtgctgggattaaaggcgtgcgccaccaccgcccggcttcgggTCTTTTTTCTAACCTTGGCTACACCACTCTATATGACTAGAGAGTCTGTCTTTAGTAGCACAGACCTGAACCTGTTATTTTTCCACTGAACACAATGCTGTTCTTGAACTTTTGGCCCTGCAGCAGGGCTTGCTCTTCCTTTTTCACACTTGTCTGGTATTACAGGTGTCAGCTCTTGAATCTCTCATTTTCTCCACTTTATTCCTCTTGGAAGCCTTCCTAGATGCCCAGCTTCTCCCATCACTGTCCCTACCCACGACTAAGAGGCCTGCATTTATTCCACGACACTGACCATTTTGTCCCTCCGCGGTGGCATCTCGCACCAGTGCTGCCCACTGCTGTGCTTCCTGGGAGTTGAGAAAGTACACACTGAAGGTTCCAGGCCCTCCCGGCGGAGGCTGCAGCTCGTGTTGGTTAGGTCCACGTACTGTATAGCAAATGGACTCCAAGGGCCATTCTAAACTGACCTGAAGAGGGAGAGTATGCTGGGTCAGTGGTTCCTCATCTTTAGCCAAGatcaaaggaaaaggaaacaagaggTCATTTTTACCGTCCTAAGCCTTTCTTTCCTGTTATCATACCAATTTCTCATGAGAGTTTGTAAAGCATTAACCCCATTTTCACAGACAAGTAAAGAAAAGTAACTGCTTAAGAGCAGTTGGCAGGGGAATGGAGACGCTTGACTCCGCTGTCCCGGCCCACACTCACCGCCCCTGGCCCGGTGCCCAACAGCCCCAGCCGGAAGCGCCCAGGACGCTCAGGGTCGGCACTTAACTGCAGCCTCCGTAGCTGCGCCTCGGTGTCGTGCCCTGAGCCCAGCGGTCTCACCGCGGCCTGCACTGCCAGGAGCACCGCAGGCGAACTAGGGTTTGCAGCCGCTGCAGCCCCGCCGGCGGGCGGCGCCATATCTGGTGCGGCAGAATCCTGACCCTCCGAGAGCGCTTCCGTGATACGGAGCTGTTGAGCGCTTCCGCCGACCAGAAACTCGAGCTATGGGCCTAGGTTCCGGATGCGCCAAGAGTGGAGAACATGAAGGACCCAGGGTGGCGCACTACCTGAGCTCGACCGCCCGCTGTGCTCAGGGATAGAGAAGGTCCAATCTCCAGGCACGCTAGTCACGTTTGAGCTGGGCCTGGGGACAGTGTCAGAGACCAGACACCGGTCACAAAATGAAGGATGGACTTTTCTCAAAGGTTCGCACGGGCGATAGCCGCTGCCCGACGTAAGGCAACACCAGTACCCGGCAGGAGCAGGGCGCcaatccacacaaacacacaccagacGCTGGTGAGTCTGTTCCACCCTGGGAAAAGGGTTGGCCCCCCCGAGGGCGGGGCGGGGCTGCCCTAACCAATGAACACTAAGAGGGGAGGCGGGTTCGTAAGCGAGAGCGAGACAGACAAGCTACACAGCCAGTAGAAGGGGAAGATAAAGTTGAGTGGCGGAGAATTCCCCCAATGGCTTGTCGCGGTCTGGATCCTGAGGTCGGAGCGGACCATTCAGAGGAGTGGGGCCGGGCCTGTCGGCCGCTTGTTGTTGTCGGGCCGGGGGAGGCGGAGGTCGCTGTTTCGTTCGCTGTCTGGTGCGATCTGTGGCGGTCAGCGGCAGGTCAGTCGCAAAAGCGAGTGCTGCAGGGGGGCGAGGCTATGTCGCGGCTGCAGCCCGTATGGGCCGGCAGGGCCTGGAGTAACGGGACGTCGCCGCGAAGCTTCTTCCCCCGGATACAGTGCGGCCCGAGTGGAGGCCGCGGCGCCGCCCTCCAGTCCTGAGGAGCCCGCGCCGCGCGCAGCCCGTGCCGTCGTCATCTCAGCACCGACGCTAAGCAACCCGGCTAGCCTGGCTTGATCTAGCCAATTCCTGGCAGGTGGGTGTCCGCCTTGTGCTCCAAGCGGTCCCGGACTGCGGGAACCACAGTCCCCGGCAGGGCTCGCGCCTGTGCATTGCCTCATGGGACTTGTAGTTTTGCCGCTGCCTAGCCCGAGCGCCTCTCTTGGTGCACTGCCTCCTGGGGCTTGTAGTTTCCCTTTACGAATCGGCTGGTGCCTCTCTGCTCCCTGGGCGGCAATGCCAGGAGACTGCTGGCCTGAACCTGTGGAGGTTTGGCGTACAAAGAGAGAATTAGGCATAATTGGAAATGGAACTGAAGAACTAATGGGTTTCCTCTTCTCGCCTGGAAACATCGAAGCAACCCATAGAATCGGGGAAGAAAGCCCATACAGGTGACCCTCAGGGCTCAAGCCCCAGGTGCCCGGTTCTGAACCAAATTACAGGTTCTTAGCCTGATTGAGGCCCTTAGTACAGTCTGAGGGTGTCTGCAGAGTGCCGATTTGGGTAGGGAACGTCGAGAGAGGGACTTTCCAACACTTTGAGAGTGAGCAGAATACAGGGTGGCCCTCTCAAAcactccccacctcccactcccaGCCATCTCCAGGACTCTTGCAGCATGTAGGAGGAGTTGGAGTTGAGCTGAACCCTGGTCTTGCCATTCTCAGGTAACAGGATCCTTTCCCTGCCAGTGCTGAGCGCTCAAGGGCAGGTAAGGGGAAGGAGCGGAGCTGCCAGATGGACTCAGGCAGACCCAGCTGCAAACAGTGCTCTACTAGTGGGTGGGAAGGCTGCAGGCAGAACCTTTGGAGCTAGGCAGCCAAACCTGGCTTCCCGCATTCTCAGGTAGCACTGCACTAGTCCCTCTGGCACGAGAAGCCCCCGCCCAAAGGACATGAAGCTACTGGAGAACTCCAGCTTTGAGGCCATCAACTCGCAGTTGACAGTGGAGACTGGAGATGCCCATATTATTGGCAGGTGAGACTGGAGGCTCTTGGGATCACACTCTCGGAAGCCACCATCTTATCCCCTGAGTTAACTGCTTGGGGTCGGCGTGCTCCATGATCCTGCCTGCATTTCGTAGGATTGAAAGCTACTCGTGTAAGATGGCAGGAGATGATAAACACATGTTCAAGCAGTTCTGCCAGGAGGGCCAGCCGCATGTGTTGGAGGCACTGTCCCCACCCCAGACTTCAGGCCTCAGTCCCAGCAGGTAAGCTGAGTGGAGCCTACCTTTGGGGGTATGTGGAATGGTGGGCAAGTCTGACatttatctctgttcagattgaGCAAGAGCCAGGGTGGCGAGGATGAAAGCCCTCTGAGTGACAAGTGCAGTCGCAAGACCCTCTTCTATCTGATTGCCACACTCAATGAGTCCTTCAGGCCAGACTATGACTTCAGCACAGCCAGAAGCCATGAATTCAGCCGGGAGCCCAGCCTTAGCTGGGTAAGGATGGGAAGAGGGACCCAGAACCTTGTAGTCATGACCATCGCCCTCCCCACTTTGAGTAGGTTCTTGGGTTCCACCTGCCATCCTGGCCCCTTGTCATCCCTGTTGTAACCCGCCGTAGGTGGTAAATGCCGTCAACTGCAGCCTGTTCTCAGCGGTTCGGGAAGACTTCAAGGCCCTGAAGCCGCAGCTGTGGAATGCGGTGGATGAGGAAATCTGCTTAGCCGAATGTGACATCTACAGGTGGGCTCACATCTTGCAGGTAGACGTGGCAGGGCTGTGTGGCAGTGGGAGCCTCAcacctctgctttcctccctcttcAGCTATAACCCAGATCTGGACTCAGACCCCTTTGGGGAAGACGGAAGCCTCTGGTCattcaattatttcttttacaACAAGCGTCTTAAACGAATTGTCTTCTTTAGCTGCCGCTCCATCAGG
This window contains:
- the Sharpin gene encoding sharpin, which codes for MAPPAGGAAAAANPSSPAVLLAVQAAVRPLGSGHDTEAQLRRLQLSADPERPGRFRLGLLGTGPGAVSLEWPLESICYTVRGPNQHELQPPPGGPGTFSVYFLNSQEAQQWAALVRDATAEGQNGNGSQAPAPEMCPLSPPCSSVAQIPKATQPEGDLPQSSGNLKKEELASRLAQAIADGDEKEAAHVAAILAQHHVALNVQLMEAWFPPGPIRLQVTVEDATSVLSSASSAHVSLQIHPHCSIAALQEKVFSEFGFPPAVQRWVIGRCLCVPERSLASYGVSQDGDPAFLYLLSAPREASGHSPQHSKMDGKLGCLFPQSLEQPHTLQPTSSSLLNPPQPGWSCPSCTFINASNRPGCEMCSTQRPCTWDPLTTAST
- the Maf1 gene encoding repressor of RNA polymerase III transcription MAF1 homolog; translation: MKLLENSSFEAINSQLTVETGDAHIIGRIESYSCKMAGDDKHMFKQFCQEGQPHVLEALSPPQTSGLSPSRLSKSQGGEDESPLSDKCSRKTLFYLIATLNESFRPDYDFSTARSHEFSREPSLSWVVNAVNCSLFSAVREDFKALKPQLWNAVDEEICLAECDIYSYNPDLDSDPFGEDGSLWSFNYFFYNKRLKRIVFFSCRSISGSTYTPSEAGNALDLELGAEEVDEESGRGGSEGRAEETSTMEEDRVPVICM